One segment of Sesamum indicum cultivar Zhongzhi No. 13 linkage group LG4, S_indicum_v1.0, whole genome shotgun sequence DNA contains the following:
- the LOC105159816 gene encoding uncharacterized protein LOC105159816 codes for MVESADVLKWSRHTRYTPSKKFSNKYCRSHRERGHNTEECFQLKDDVERLVRQGYFRDRVPRNCKISGKGRRSRSRSQDRDRNPGPSRTERTPAGGSNAPTEGVIYTIAGGSSAGDSSRTRKRCAREREFVLKVEDEEAISFDSSDRLKDGGDQNDPMVVKLDIANFTVHKVLIDSGSSADVIFKSVVDKMGLENARLEPIKTALVGFGGTEVASLGTIELPVSMGE; via the coding sequence ATGGTGGAAAGTGCGGATGTTTTGAAATGGTCGAGACATACGAGGTACACCCCCTcgaaaaaattttctaacaagtATTGCAGGTCTCATCGGGAGAGGGGTCACAATACCGAGGAGTGTTTTCAGTTAAAAGATGACGTCGAGAGACTAGTTAGGCAGGGATATTTCCGAGATCGCGTCCCCCGAAATTGCAAAATCAGTGGGAAAGGAAGGAGAAGCAGGTCAAGGAGCCAAGATCGAGATCGGAACCCAGGTCCCTCGAGAACTGAGAGGACCCCGGCCGGCGGGAGCAATGCACCCACAGAGGGAGTAATATACACGATTGCAGGAGGGTCGAGCGCTGGAGACTCGAGTCGAACACGGAAAAGGTGCGCTCGAGAAAGGGAATTCGTGCTGAAGGTGGAGGATGAAGAGGCCATCTCGTTCGATAGTTCTGACAGATTGAAGGATGGCGGGGATCAGAACGACCCTATGGTCGTCAAGTTGGATATCGCGAACTTCACTGTCCACAAGGTGCTGATCGACAGTGGCAGTTCAGCGGACGTCATTTTCAAGAGCGTGGTGGATAAGATGGGGCTAGAGAACGCACGGCTCGAACCCATAAAAACCGCGTTAGTGGGCTTTGGAGGAACCGAAGTGGCCTCACTAGGGACGATCGAGCTACCAGTGTCCATGGGAGAATAG